One window of the Candidatus Chryseobacterium colombiense genome contains the following:
- a CDS encoding anthranilate synthase component I family protein yields the protein MFTQKINIKTTSKKMLGDLQTPMNIYLKIRDQFRDTILLESSDSKNIDNNFSFIAINAIAGIEIKNLKEFEVKFPGENPEKHFLEGYSVPELLNQFSASFICGKTKESIEETAQSLFGYTSFEAVQFFENLTFKAQSQEVEIPILRYRLYQYVIAINHYNDEMHIIENQIKDIKSEVYLLESLIRNQNSVIYPFEKTATETSHITNEEYIELVKTAQKHCMRGDVFQLVLSRRFEQKFKGDEFNVYRALRNINPSPYLFFFDYGDYKLFGSSPESQLIIKDKKAIIHPIAGTFKRTGHFETDLQSIESLKNDPKENAEHTMLVDLARNDLGKLGKNVTVTKLKEIQLFSHVIHMVSEVTADLQENTNPYEMVAATFPQGTLSGTPKHKALQLINTYEKDSRGYYGGCIGMVSLNGNCNQAIMIRTFLSKNNTLYYQAGAGIVAKSDPESELQEVNNKLNALKKAIEKAENLVVS from the coding sequence ATGTTCACACAAAAAATCAACATAAAAACCACCTCAAAAAAAATGTTGGGAGATCTGCAGACTCCCATGAACATCTATCTGAAAATAAGAGATCAGTTTCGTGATACGATCCTTCTGGAAAGCTCAGATTCCAAGAATATTGATAATAATTTTTCATTCATTGCCATTAATGCAATTGCAGGTATAGAAATTAAGAATCTTAAAGAATTTGAAGTCAAATTCCCGGGTGAAAATCCTGAAAAGCATTTTTTAGAAGGTTATTCTGTTCCGGAACTTTTAAATCAGTTTTCAGCCTCTTTTATATGCGGCAAAACGAAAGAGTCTATAGAAGAAACCGCTCAAAGCCTTTTCGGATATACCAGTTTTGAAGCGGTACAATTTTTCGAAAATCTTACATTTAAAGCCCAAAGCCAGGAAGTAGAAATTCCCATTCTCCGTTACAGACTTTATCAATATGTTATTGCCATCAATCACTACAATGATGAAATGCATATTATTGAAAATCAGATTAAAGATATCAAATCTGAAGTATATCTATTAGAAAGTCTGATCAGAAATCAAAATTCAGTTATTTATCCTTTCGAAAAAACAGCAACCGAAACGTCTCATATTACCAATGAGGAATATATAGAACTGGTAAAAACAGCCCAAAAACACTGTATGCGAGGAGATGTTTTTCAATTGGTTTTAAGCCGAAGGTTTGAACAAAAATTCAAAGGTGACGAGTTCAATGTATATCGAGCTCTTCGGAACATCAATCCCTCTCCTTATTTATTCTTTTTTGATTATGGAGATTATAAACTGTTTGGTTCAAGTCCAGAAAGTCAGCTTATCATTAAAGACAAAAAGGCTATTATACATCCTATTGCAGGAACTTTTAAAAGAACAGGGCATTTTGAAACCGATTTACAGTCTATTGAATCGTTAAAAAATGACCCAAAAGAGAATGCAGAACATACCATGCTGGTTGATTTAGCACGGAATGATTTGGGAAAATTAGGAAAAAATGTGACCGTAACCAAGTTAAAGGAAATACAGCTTTTCTCCCATGTAATCCATATGGTAAGCGAGGTAACTGCCGATTTGCAGGAAAACACGAATCCTTATGAAATGGTTGCCGCTACTTTTCCTCAGGGAACTTTAAGTGGCACTCCCAAACACAAAGCTCTTCAGCTTATCAATACCTACGAAAAAGACTCACGTGGTTACTACGGAGGCTGCATCGGAATGGTCAGCTTAAACGGAAACTGCAATCAAGCGATAATGATCCGCACTTTTTTAAGTAAAAACAACACTTTATATTACCAGGCGGGAGCCGGAATAGTTGCAAAATCAGATCCCGAAAGTGAGCTGCAGGAAGTCAATAACAAGCTAAATGCATTAAAGAAAGCCATTGAAAAGGCAGAAAATTTAGTTGTTAGTTGA
- the trpC gene encoding indole-3-glycerol phosphate synthase TrpC, with protein MNILDKIITRKKQEISDSKSKISLQQLKDSEFFERETYSLNETIKSKSGIIAEFKRQSPSKGIINDKVSPLEVASAYESFGASGISILTDKDFFGGSFEDIVKVRNHINIPILRKDFMINEYQFYEAKSMGADVVLLIAACLSPQQTLEFTKLSHELGLEILLEIHTEEELKHYNSSIDLVGINNRNLKDFKVDLQHSVELKNLLPENIVSVAESGIYSIADFNYLKEKGFDGFLMGEYFMKNTNPARAFEEFISNTRIK; from the coding sequence ATGAACATTTTAGATAAAATCATAACAAGAAAAAAACAGGAAATTTCGGATTCAAAATCAAAAATTTCTTTGCAACAGCTGAAAGATTCAGAATTTTTCGAAAGAGAAACCTATTCTTTAAACGAAACTATAAAATCAAAATCCGGAATTATTGCAGAATTTAAAAGGCAATCTCCTTCCAAAGGAATCATTAATGATAAAGTTTCACCATTAGAAGTAGCATCCGCTTACGAAAGTTTCGGAGCAAGCGGAATCTCAATTTTAACAGATAAAGATTTTTTCGGAGGAAGTTTTGAAGATATTGTAAAGGTCCGAAACCATATTAATATTCCGATTCTTCGGAAAGATTTTATGATCAACGAGTACCAGTTTTATGAAGCAAAAAGTATGGGAGCAGATGTTGTATTACTTATTGCTGCCTGTCTTTCTCCACAACAGACGTTGGAATTTACCAAGCTTTCTCATGAATTGGGGTTGGAAATATTGCTGGAGATCCATACCGAAGAAGAACTAAAACATTATAACTCCAGCATAGATTTGGTAGGCATCAACAACCGGAATTTAAAAGATTTTAAAGTTGATCTGCAGCATTCTGTAGAACTGAAAAACCTTCTTCCGGAAAATATAGTATCTGTAGCAGAGAGTGGCATTTACAGTATTGCTGATTTCAATTATTTAAAAGAAAAAGGATTTGACGGATTTTTAATGGGTGAATATTTTATGAAAAATACAAATCCAGCTCGGGCATTTGAAGAATTTATTTCCAATACAAGAATTAAATAA
- the trpD gene encoding anthranilate phosphoribosyltransferase translates to MKEILQYLFNHYTLSKSEAKAIMIEIAQNKFNATEVTAFISIFLMRNITLPELEGFREALLQMAVPLDLDVSDAIDVVGTGGDGKNTINISTLASFVIAGAGQKVIKHGNYGASTITGASNLLEELGYQFKISSEELNDDLQKTNICFLHAPYFHPALKSVVALRKSLGLRTFFNLLGPLVNPAKPKYSMIGTYNLEIARIYQYLLQKDEKDFILVHGMDGYDEISLTQDSKIITKGGEKIYSPEELGFSAVTPQSIEAGKNTQETAKIFRNILEGKGTESQNAVVLANAAVALHHTNKFGNYENCLNLAKESLFDGKALNSLNQLIGV, encoded by the coding sequence ATGAAAGAAATTCTGCAATATCTTTTCAATCACTACACTTTGTCCAAATCTGAAGCAAAGGCCATCATGATTGAAATAGCTCAAAATAAGTTCAATGCAACAGAAGTTACTGCCTTCATCAGTATTTTCCTGATGCGAAACATCACATTACCGGAGCTGGAAGGCTTTAGAGAAGCACTATTACAAATGGCGGTACCCTTAGATTTAGATGTAAGTGATGCCATTGATGTTGTAGGCACCGGCGGTGATGGAAAAAATACGATCAATATTTCTACGTTGGCAAGTTTCGTAATTGCAGGAGCAGGACAAAAGGTAATTAAACACGGAAATTATGGTGCTTCAACAATTACCGGAGCTTCCAATCTTTTAGAAGAGCTGGGATACCAGTTCAAAATTAGTTCGGAAGAATTAAATGATGATCTGCAAAAAACCAATATTTGCTTTTTACATGCTCCCTATTTTCATCCTGCTCTAAAATCTGTTGTAGCATTAAGAAAATCTTTAGGTCTGAGAACGTTTTTCAATCTTCTCGGACCTTTGGTGAATCCTGCAAAACCAAAATATTCTATGATTGGAACATACAATCTGGAAATTGCAAGAATATATCAGTACCTGCTGCAAAAAGATGAAAAAGATTTCATTTTGGTTCACGGAATGGATGGTTATGACGAAATAAGCTTAACACAGGACAGCAAGATTATTACAAAAGGAGGAGAAAAAATCTATTCACCGGAAGAACTTGGTTTTTCAGCCGTTACTCCTCAAAGCATAGAAGCCGGCAAAAACACTCAGGAAACCGCAAAAATTTTCAGGAATATTTTGGAAGGGAAAGGTACAGAATCGCAAAATGCGGTTGTTTTGGCCAATGCTGCAGTTGCATTGCATCATACCAATAAGTTTGGAAACTATGAGAATTGTTTGAATTTGGCGAAAGAAAGTTTGTTTGATGGTAAAGCACTCAATAGTTTGAATCAATTAATTGGTGTCTAA
- a CDS encoding aminodeoxychorismate/anthranilate synthase component II: MTDISNPTTNNQQPTTKVLVFDNYDSFTYNLVQMIERILNTKVDVVRNDEIKLEEIEKYDKIILSPGPGIPEEAGILLDVIKEYAPTKSILGVCLGQQAIAEAFGGSLINLSEIYHGVATEAIQTSEHKLFNDLPQTLEVGRYHSWAVNPENFPEELEITSTDSKGMIMSLKHRTYDVHGVQYHPESILTPDGEMIIKNFLLG, encoded by the coding sequence ATGACAGATATTTCAAACCCAACAACCAATAACCAACAACCAACAACCAAGGTTCTAGTCTTCGACAATTACGACAGCTTCACTTATAATTTGGTTCAAATGATCGAAAGAATTTTGAATACAAAAGTTGATGTGGTAAGAAATGATGAAATTAAACTGGAAGAAATTGAAAAATATGATAAAATCATTCTTTCACCCGGTCCGGGAATTCCTGAAGAAGCCGGAATTTTACTGGATGTCATTAAAGAATATGCTCCCACGAAGAGTATTTTAGGCGTTTGTCTTGGTCAGCAGGCAATTGCAGAAGCTTTCGGAGGAAGTTTAATCAACCTCAGCGAAATTTATCACGGTGTTGCTACAGAAGCCATCCAAACCAGTGAACATAAACTTTTTAACGATTTGCCACAGACTCTGGAAGTCGGAAGATATCACAGTTGGGCAGTGAATCCTGAAAATTTCCCTGAAGAACTGGAAATTACCAGTACAGACAGTAAAGGAATGATTATGAGTTTAAAACACAGAACCTATGATGTTCACGGTGTTCAGTATCACCCTGAAAGTATTTTAACTCCAGATGGGGAAATGATTATCAAAAATTTTTTACTTGGTTGA
- the rlmF gene encoding 23S rRNA (adenine(1618)-N(6))-methyltransferase RlmF — translation MTVQKSNLHPRNPHRDPYDFARLISCVPELKHYVFENSYQTLTINFSIPKAVKLLNKALLQHFYDVKNWDIPDGNLCPPIPGRADYVHYIADLLAEDFNQIPRNIKGLDIGTGANLVYPLIANKSYGWNMLGTDINQGSLENAQKILDENPELGDGIQLKYQANPDSIFKNIISSEDRFVFSMCNPPFHDSEESALKGNLRKTKNINKSKVQKPQLNFGGQQSELWCEGGEIAFISKMIEESVLFSTQILWFTCLVSKKDNLYRLQKLLTKEKVLDVQVIEMAQGQKISRILAWTFIPQKRRRDWFI, via the coding sequence ATGACGGTTCAAAAATCAAATCTGCACCCAAGAAATCCGCATCGGGATCCTTATGATTTTGCACGGCTGATTTCTTGTGTGCCAGAATTGAAACATTACGTATTCGAAAATTCTTACCAAACCTTAACGATTAATTTCAGTATTCCCAAGGCAGTTAAATTACTTAATAAAGCTTTATTACAGCATTTTTATGATGTTAAAAACTGGGATATTCCTGACGGCAATCTTTGTCCGCCAATTCCTGGAAGGGCAGATTATGTACATTATATTGCTGATTTATTAGCTGAAGATTTCAATCAAATTCCCAGAAATATAAAAGGTCTGGATATAGGAACCGGTGCCAATCTTGTCTATCCTTTAATTGCCAACAAATCTTATGGTTGGAATATGTTGGGTACGGATATTAATCAGGGTTCCCTTGAAAATGCTCAGAAAATTTTAGATGAAAATCCGGAATTAGGAGATGGAATTCAATTAAAATATCAGGCAAATCCTGATTCTATTTTCAAAAATATTATCAGTTCCGAAGACCGTTTTGTCTTTTCGATGTGCAATCCGCCATTTCATGATTCGGAAGAATCTGCATTAAAAGGAAATCTTCGGAAAACAAAAAATATTAATAAATCTAAAGTTCAAAAACCGCAACTCAATTTTGGAGGACAACAATCTGAACTATGGTGTGAAGGTGGCGAAATTGCTTTTATATCAAAAATGATTGAAGAAAGTGTTTTGTTCTCGACCCAAATCCTTTGGTTTACGTGTTTGGTTTCTAAGAAAGATAATTTGTATCGCCTTCAAAAGCTTTTAACAAAAGAAAAGGTATTGGATGTTCAAGTAATTGAAATGGCTCAAGGACAGAAAATAAGCAGGATATTGGCGTGGACATTTATTCCTCAAAAAAGGAGAAGAGATTGGTTTATATAA
- a CDS encoding ankyrin repeat domain-containing protein yields the protein MKKIISTTFVFLGLLFANLVSAQEISKEQMIAFQSDKVDSFKAAFSKDNYNKCFAIKENSYSLLSLSIKHDRKNIFDYLVSNEADVNKECGNQTPLMVAARYGRSDFAKVILKKGANKNAKNQKGETAKDFSLQYNHPEMASILK from the coding sequence ATGAAAAAAATAATCTCTACAACCTTCGTATTTTTGGGGCTCCTTTTTGCTAACTTAGTTTCTGCACAGGAAATTTCGAAAGAACAAATGATTGCTTTTCAGTCTGACAAAGTAGATTCTTTTAAGGCAGCTTTCTCAAAAGACAACTACAATAAATGTTTCGCAATAAAAGAGAATTCATACAGTTTGCTTTCTTTAAGCATTAAACATGATAGAAAGAATATCTTTGATTATTTAGTAAGTAATGAAGCAGATGTTAACAAAGAATGTGGTAATCAAACTCCGTTAATGGTTGCAGCGAGATATGGCAGATCAGATTTTGCAAAGGTAATCCTGAAAAAAGGAGCGAATAAAAATGCAAAGAACCAAAAAGGAGAAACAGCAAAGGATTTCTCTCTTCAATACAATCACCCTGAAATGGCTTCAATCCTGAAATAA
- a CDS encoding c-type cytochrome: MKKLFLTGYLGLLLFSCSKKENTPVDASSSETTSISESAKKNLSGDQIIETLDCSGCHAVNERMIGPSYQEIAGKYSDKDVELLASKIIEGGSGVWGGVPMSAHPQVSKEDATKMVKYILSQKK; encoded by the coding sequence ATGAAGAAACTATTTTTAACAGGATATTTAGGTTTGTTACTATTTTCCTGTTCTAAAAAAGAAAATACACCGGTTGATGCCAGTTCTTCTGAAACAACTTCAATTTCAGAATCTGCAAAAAAGAATCTTTCAGGAGATCAGATTATTGAAACTCTTGATTGCTCTGGCTGTCACGCGGTAAATGAGAGAATGATAGGACCTTCTTATCAGGAAATTGCAGGTAAATATTCAGATAAGGATGTTGAATTGCTTGCTTCCAAAATAATAGAAGGCGGAAGTGGAGTTTGGGGAGGCGTTCCGATGTCTGCTCACCCTCAAGTATCTAAAGAAGATGCTACCAAAATGGTCAAATATATTTTGAGCCAGAAAAAATAA
- a CDS encoding four helix bundle protein, with product MEYKNLDVWIEARKLTKLVYDSTKNYPKEEIFGLTNQMRRCAVSVPSNIAEGCGRNTSKETIHFLFIARGSLFELETQFYLSLDLEYINDEKLATISNQITLCKKLLNGFINYYKTK from the coding sequence ATGGAATATAAGAATTTAGATGTTTGGATTGAAGCGAGAAAACTAACAAAACTTGTTTATGATTCAACAAAAAATTATCCCAAGGAAGAAATTTTTGGATTGACAAATCAGATGAGAAGATGTGCGGTTTCTGTTCCTTCAAATATTGCAGAAGGTTGTGGAAGAAATACATCCAAAGAAACAATACATTTTCTTTTTATTGCAAGGGGTTCTCTTTTTGAACTTGAAACCCAATTCTATTTATCATTAGATTTAGAATATATAAATGATGAAAAACTAGCAACAATTTCAAATCAGATTACACTTTGCAAAAAGTTATTAAACGGATTTATTAATTATTACAAAACAAAATAA